In a genomic window of Glycine max cultivar Williams 82 chromosome 13, Glycine_max_v4.0, whole genome shotgun sequence:
- the CHLI gene encoding magnesium-chelatase subunit ChlI, chloroplastic, with the protein MASALGTSSIAVLPSRYFSSSSSKPSIHTLSLTSGQNYGRKFYGGIGIHGIKGRAQLSVTNVATEVNSVEQAQSIASKESQRPVYPFSAIVGQDEMKLCLLLNVIDPKIGGVMIMGDRGTGKSTTVRSLVDLLPEIKVVAGDPYNSDPQDPEFMGVEVRERVLQGEELSVVLTKINMVDLPLGATEDRVCGTIDIEKALTEGVKAFEPGLLAKANRGILYVDEVNLLDDHLVDVLLDSAASGWNTVEREGISISHPARFILIGSGNPEEGELRPQLLDRFGMHAQVGTVRDAELRVKIVEERGRFDKNPKEFRDSYKAEQEKLQQQITSARSVLSSVQIDQDLKVKISKVCAELNVDGLRGDIVTNRAAKALAALKGRDNVSAEDIATVIPNCLRHRLRKDPLESIDSGLLVTEKFYEVFS; encoded by the exons ATGGCGTCCGCCTTGGGCACTTCTTCAATTGCGGTTCTGCCTTCGCGctacttctcttcttcttcttccaagccTTCCATTCACACTCTCTCTCTAACTTCAG GGCAGAACTATGGGCGGAAGTTTTATGGAGGAATTGGAATCCATGGCATAAAGGGAAGGGCTCAGCTCTCGGTTACCAATGTTGCCACTGAAGTTAACTCTGTAGAACAG GCTCAGAGTATTGCTTCTAAAGAAAGCCAGAGGCCAGTATACCCATTTTCTGCCATAGTTGGACAAGATGAGATGAAGCTTTGTCTTCTCCTTAATGTGATTGATCCTAAGATTGGAGGTGTAATGATCATGGGGGATAGGGGCACAGGGAAATCTACAACGGTCAGGTCATTGGTTGATTTACTTCCCGAAATCAAGGTTGTTGCTGGTGACCCTTATAACTCAGACCCACAAGATCCAGAATTCATGGGTGTTGAAGTCAGAGAGCGTGTACTTCAAGGAGAGGAACTTTCTGTTGTCTTGACCAAAATTAACATGGTTGATTTGCCATTGGGAGCTACAGAAGATAGAGTGTGTGGAACGATTGACATTGAGAAAGCCCTGACTGAGGGTGTCAAGGCATTTGAGCCTGGACTACTGGCTAAAGCTAATAGGGGAATCTTATATGTTGATGAAGTTAATCTTTTGGATGATCACTTGGTGGATGTGTTGTTGGATTCTGCTGCATCAGGATGGAACACAGTAGAGAGAGAGGGAATTTCTATCTCGCATCCTGCACGGTTTATCCTAATTGGCTCAGGCAACCCCGAAGAAGGGGAGCTCCGGCCGCAGCTGCTAGATAGGTTTGGAATGCATGCTCAAGTTGGAACTGTTAGGGATGCTGAGCTCAGAGTGAAGATTGTGGAGGAGAGAGGTCGATTTGACAAAAATCCAAAGGAATTTCGAGATTCTTACAAAGCTGAGCAAGAGAAGCTCCAACAACAAATTACCTCAGCAAGGAGTGTTCTTTCTTCTGTTCAAATTGATCAAGATCTCAAGGTGAAAATCTCCAAGGTGTGTGCTGAGTTGAATGTGGATGGATTAAGAGGAGACATAGTAACAAATAGAGCTGCAAAAGCTCTGGCTGCTCTGAAGGGAAGAGACAACGTAAGTGCCGAGGATATTGCTACTGTCATCCCTAACTGCTTGAGAcaccgtcttagaaaggatCCCTTGGAGTCTATAGACTCAGGTTTACTTGTCACTGAGAAATTTTATGAGGTATTCAGCTGA
- the LOC100527349 gene encoding nudix hydrolase: MGSNSTETGGIHNSPSSSNDLITKSKLTVLKKNKRAAVLICVFEGGDGNLRVFLTQRASSLSTHSGEVSLPGGKREEGDADDVQTALREAKEEIGLDPSLVSVLTLLPPFHTKYGVTIIPVVGVLSDKDAFSPILNSTEVEAIFDVPLEMFLKNDNRRAEEREWMGEKHLVHYFDYEDGNNKYVIWAITAAILIRAATLLLQRPPAFLEQRPKIWGGMTENGI; this comes from the exons ATGGGTTCGAACAGTACGGAGACAGGAGGTATTCATAATTCGCCCTCTTCCTCTAATGATCTCATCACCAAATCAAAACTCACCGTTTTGAAGAAGAATAAGAGAGCAGCAGTTCTGATCTGCGTCTTCGAAGGCGGCGATGGGAATCTGCGAGTATTTCTCACCCAGCGGGCTTCCTCTCTCTCAACCCACTCCG GTGAGGTTTCTTTGCCAGGTGGCAAGAGAGAAGAAGGTGATGCTGACGATGTGCAAACTGCGCTGAGAGAGGCTAAGGAGGAAATTGGCTTGGACCCTTCTCTTGTTTCTGTACTCACTCTTCTCCCACCCTTTCATActaag TATGGTGTTACAATAATACCCGTGGTAGGAGTACTGTCCGACAAAGATGCATTTTCTCCAATTTTAAATTCAACTGAAGTTGAAGCAATATTTGATGTTCCATTGGAGATGTTCCTCAAG AACGATAACAGAAGAGCCGAGGAAAGAGAATGGATGGGGGAGAAACATCTTGTACATTATTTTGATTATGAGGATGGGAATAACAAGTATGTGATATGGGCTATAACTGCTGCAATCTTGATTAGGGCGGCTACTCTTTTACTTCAGCGACCACCTGCTTTTCTAGAGCAGAGACCTAAAATATGGGGAGGAATGACTGAAAATGGCATATGA
- the LOC100527349 gene encoding nudix hydrolase isoform X1, whose protein sequence is MGSNSTETGGIHNSPSSSNDLITKSKLTVLKKNKRAAVLICVFEGGDGNLRVFLTQRASSLSTHSGEVSLPGGKREEGDADDVQTALREAKEEIGLDPSLVSYGVTIIPVVGVLSDKDAFSPILNSTEVEAIFDVPLEMFLKNDNRRAEEREWMGEKHLVHYFDYEDGNNKYVIWAITAAILIRAATLLLQRPPAFLEQRPKIWGGMTENGI, encoded by the exons ATGGGTTCGAACAGTACGGAGACAGGAGGTATTCATAATTCGCCCTCTTCCTCTAATGATCTCATCACCAAATCAAAACTCACCGTTTTGAAGAAGAATAAGAGAGCAGCAGTTCTGATCTGCGTCTTCGAAGGCGGCGATGGGAATCTGCGAGTATTTCTCACCCAGCGGGCTTCCTCTCTCTCAACCCACTCCG GTGAGGTTTCTTTGCCAGGTGGCAAGAGAGAAGAAGGTGATGCTGACGATGTGCAAACTGCGCTGAGAGAGGCTAAGGAGGAAATTGGCTTGGACCCTTCTCTTGTTTCT TATGGTGTTACAATAATACCCGTGGTAGGAGTACTGTCCGACAAAGATGCATTTTCTCCAATTTTAAATTCAACTGAAGTTGAAGCAATATTTGATGTTCCATTGGAGATGTTCCTCAAG AACGATAACAGAAGAGCCGAGGAAAGAGAATGGATGGGGGAGAAACATCTTGTACATTATTTTGATTATGAGGATGGGAATAACAAGTATGTGATATGGGCTATAACTGCTGCAATCTTGATTAGGGCGGCTACTCTTTTACTTCAGCGACCACCTGCTTTTCTAGAGCAGAGACCTAAAATATGGGGAGGAATGACTGAAAATGGCATATGA
- the LOC100785664 gene encoding nudix hydrolase superfamily protein, with amino-acid sequence MDSSNSNGASQRLLDLAQRLRLYKPPPFPEDILDQIMEEKGDKVVSEVSYTKSATPIAQNTAKIGYKRAAVLICIFEGDAGDLRVILTKRSSKLSTYSGQVALPGGKAEEGDKDDGDTAKREAMEEIGLDPELVDVVTVLEPFFSKYLMRVVPVIGILHDKKAFKPVLNPAEVEAVFDAPLEMFLKDEKRSQKKMQCMGENYLIHLFDYEIEHKKFLIWGLTAGILIRAASVVYQRPPAFMEQNPKFKLPRDLTM; translated from the exons ATGGATTCTTCAAACTCCAATGGAGCATCACAGAGGCTCCTGGACTTGGCTCAACGGCTCCGCCTGTACAAACCCCCACCATTCCCTGAAGACATCTTGGATCAGATCATGGAAGAGAAGGGAGATAAGGTTGTCTCAGAAGTGAGTTACACGAAATCAGCCACCCCAATTGCTCAAAACACAGCAAAAATCGGATACAAGAGAGCTGCTGTTTTGATCTGCATCTTTGAAGGGGATGCTGGGGATCTGAGAGTGATACTCACTAAGCGCTCTTCCAAGCTTTCCACTTACTCTG GTCAAGTGGCCTTGCCTGGTGGGAAAGCGGAGGAGGGGGATAAGGATGATGGGGACACTGCAAAAAGAGAGGCAATGGAGGAAATTGGGTTGGATCCTGAACTTGTCGATGTTGTTACTGTTCTTGAACCATTTTTCTCTAAG TACCTCATGAGAGTGGTTCCTGTCATTGGCATTCTTCATGACAAAAAAGCGTTCAAACCTGTTCTGAATCCTGCTGAAGTAGAAGCTGTATTTGATGCACCTTTAGAAATGTTTCTTAAG GATGAAAAAAGGAGTCAAAAGAAGATGCAGTGCATGGGAGAGAATTATCTGATACATTTGTTTGACTATGAAATCGAACATAAAAAATTCCTTATATGGGGTTTGACTGCTGGGATCTTGATAAGGGCTGCATCAGTTGTGTACCAACGACCTCCAGCCTTCATGGAGCAGAATCCTAAATTCAAGCTTCCTCGGGATTTAACTATGTAA
- the IQD45 gene encoding protein IQ-DOMAIN 45: MGSGDWFKTIISLRKSKQGRSKKAKGILAQEKLNASKSNSYPGKESGGLANGTKSENLVSAGVSVETIAAKRIQTAFRAYKARKALRRMKGFTKLKILTEGFSVKKQASTAITYLHSWSKIQVEIRARRICMVTEDKIRRKKLESQLKLEAKLHDLEVEWCGGSETKEEILGRIHDREEAAVKRERAMAYAFSHQWRANSSQSQLLGNYELSKANWGWSWKERWIAARPWESRVPSLSITPKKSQHKQPSPSKVQKDKNTSTPKTPVSVKPPSANAKGTSKARRLSYPTTEKTVVQGVQ, encoded by the exons ATGGGTTCAGGTGATTGGTTTAAGACAATAATTAGCttaagaaaatcaaaacaagGTAGATCAAAGAAAGCAAAG GGTATCTTAGCTCAAGAGAAACTAAATGCATCAAAGTCAAACAGCTATCCAGGAAAAGAGTCTGGTGGTTTAGCAAATGGTACTAAAAGTGAAAACCTTGTGTCAGCTGGGGTGTCAGTTGAAACTATTGCTGCAAAAAGGATCCAGACTGCATTCCGAGCTTATAAG GCTAGAAAAGCTTTACGTCGCATGAAAGGATTTACAAAACTGAAGATCCTAACAGAAGGTTTCTCTGTTAAAAAGCAAGCCAGTACAGCTATAACATACCTTCATTCATGGAGCAAGATACAAGTTGAGATTAGAGCTCGCCGAATCTGTATGGTAACCGAAGACAAGATCAGGAGGAAGAAACTGGAGTCTCAATTAAAACTGGAGGCAAAGCTTCATGATCTGGAG GTTGAATGGTGTGGTGGTTCTGAAACCAAGGAGGAAATCCTTGGAAGGATACATGACAGGGAAGAAGCAGCAGTTAAGCGTGAAAGAGCCATGGCATATGCCTTTTCCCATCAG TGGAGGGCCAACTCTAGTCAGAGCCAATTGCTAGGTAATTATGAACTTAGCAAAGCTAATTGGGGTTGGAGTTGGAAGGAACGCTGGATTGCTGCTCGTCCATGGGAAAGCCGTGTCCCTAGCTTATCCATCACCCCGAAGAAATCTCAACACAAGCAGCCAAGCCCGAGCAAAGTTCAGAAGGATAAGAACACATCAACACCTAAAACTCCCGTCTCGGTTAAACCTCCTTCAGCCAACGCAAAAGGCACTTCAAAAGCTAGGAGATTGTCTTATCCAACAACTGAGAAAACTGTGGTTCAAGGAGTGCAATGA
- the LOC100786701 gene encoding E3 ubiquitin-protein ligase ATL41, giving the protein MSKDKDGEEPLGIGLQVMLAAAFSLFGMILLIIIFHFCVKYFIRRQQRRRQNDLLYQISTQIAPIDVSSVEPRNSGLDPLIIASLPKLLYKQTDQFKQGEEVVECSVCLGTIVEDTISRVLPNCKHIFHVDCVDKWFNSNTTCPICRTVVDPKVQPEHGHLGATRLHNQVQPTAPPAEGGDELPDGNELERVGCSGLRIGSFHRMVSNRERSGRRTQSCDGSTIVDIERH; this is encoded by the coding sequence ATGTCTAAAGACAAAGATGGTGAGGAGCCACTTGGTATAGGCCTTCAGGTGATGCTAGCAGCAGCTTTCTCATTATTTGGTATGATCTTATTAATCATCATCTTCCATTTTTGTGTAAAATATTTCATTAGACGCCAACAAAGGAGACGCCAAAACGACCTTCTTTATCAAATCAGCACTCAAATTGCACCAATTGATGTGAGTTCTGTGGAGCCACGCAACTCTGGCCTTGACCCTTTGATCATAGCTTCCCTGCCTAAGCTCTTGTACAAGCAAACGGACCAATTCAAGCAAGGTGAAGAAGTTGTAGAGTGCTCGGTTTGCTTAGGCACTATTGTGGAAGATACAATCAGTAGGGTGTTACCAAATTGTAAGCACATTTTTCATGTTGATTGTGTTGATAAATGGTTTAATTCTAACACCACATGCCCAATTTGCCGCACCGTGGTTGACCCAAAGGTGCAACCAGAACATGGTCATTTAGGTGCCACACGGCTTCACAACCAAGTCCAACCCACAGCACCACCAGCTGAGGGTGGTGATGAGCTACCAGATGGTAATGAATTGGAGAGGGTGGGATGTTCAGGTTTGAGAATAGGATCTTTTCATAGGATGGTTAGTAACAGGGAAAGATCCGGGAGAAGGACTCAGAGCTGTGATGGATCTACCATAGTAGATATAGAAAGACACTAA